From the Deinococcus aquaticus genome, one window contains:
- the kynU gene encoding kynureninase, which produces MTNIDATNTDAQTAQPQASSLHARINAALTGAAIPADLLDLDARDPLARKREEFTLPGGVVYLDGNSLGALPCAVPERLQQVAAQEWGDALIRSWGAGAGEGRDWMNLPDRVAAKIAPLIGALPHEVAVTDTTGVNTFKVLAAALKLATAGRRVILTDAENFPTDLYIAQGLLDLLGGEYELRRVNPDALSEHLTADVAALLLTEVDYRTGRRLDMAAITAQARAAGVLTVWDLAHSAGAFPVDLRGAGADFAVGCGYKFLNGGPGAPSFLFASERHLGAVNAAPVAISGWMGHADPFEMDRAFTPAPGARRFVPGTPMVLSLSALDSALDVFAGVDLHALRAKSLSLTDTFIRLMEPLCARFPLTLVTPQEHARRGSQVSYRHPQAREVMADLIGGGVIGDYRTPDILRFGFTPLYHSHADVARAVAGVQAALEARA; this is translated from the coding sequence ATGACGAATATTGATGCGACGAACACTGATGCCCAGACCGCCCAACCTCAAGCTTCCTCCCTGCACGCGCGGATCAATGCGGCGCTGACCGGGGCCGCCATTCCCGCCGACCTGCTGGACCTGGATGCCCGCGACCCGCTGGCCCGTAAGCGTGAGGAGTTCACGCTGCCGGGCGGCGTGGTGTACCTGGACGGCAACAGCCTGGGGGCGCTCCCGTGCGCCGTGCCGGAGCGGTTGCAGCAGGTCGCGGCGCAGGAGTGGGGTGACGCCCTGATCCGCTCGTGGGGGGCCGGGGCCGGAGAGGGGCGCGACTGGATGAATCTGCCGGACCGGGTGGCCGCGAAGATTGCCCCGCTGATCGGTGCGCTCCCTCACGAGGTGGCGGTGACGGACACCACGGGTGTGAACACCTTCAAGGTGCTGGCCGCCGCGCTGAAACTGGCCACGGCGGGCCGCCGCGTGATCCTGACGGACGCCGAGAACTTCCCCACCGACCTGTACATCGCGCAGGGCCTGCTGGACCTGCTGGGCGGGGAGTACGAACTGCGGCGCGTGAACCCCGACGCGCTGTCCGAGCACCTGACGGCGGACGTGGCCGCCCTGCTGCTGACCGAGGTGGATTACCGCACGGGCCGCCGCCTGGACATGGCGGCCATCACGGCGCAGGCGCGCGCGGCGGGCGTCCTGACCGTGTGGGACCTGGCGCACTCGGCCGGGGCGTTCCCGGTGGACCTGCGCGGCGCGGGCGCGGATTTCGCGGTGGGCTGCGGGTACAAGTTCCTGAACGGAGGCCCCGGCGCGCCGTCCTTCCTGTTCGCCTCCGAGCGGCACCTGGGCGCCGTGAACGCGGCCCCCGTGGCGATCAGCGGGTGGATGGGGCACGCCGATCCGTTCGAGATGGACCGTGCGTTCACGCCCGCGCCCGGCGCGCGCCGCTTCGTGCCGGGCACGCCGATGGTCCTGAGCCTCAGCGCCCTGGACAGCGCCCTGGACGTGTTCGCGGGCGTGGACCTGCATGCGCTGCGCGCCAAGAGCCTGTCGCTGACCGACACCTTTATCCGGCTGATGGAGCCGCTGTGCGCCCGGTTCCCGCTGACGCTGGTCACGCCGCAGGAGCACGCGCGGCGCGGCTCGCAGGTCAGTTACCGGCACCCGCAGGCGCGTGAGGTCATGGCGGACCTGATCGGGGGCGGCGTGATCGGCGATTACCGCACGCCGGACATCCTGCGCTTCGGGTTCACGCCGCTGTACCACTCGCACGCGGACGTGGCGCGTGCCGTGGCGGGCGTGCAGGCCGCGCTGGAGGCCCGCGCGTGA
- a CDS encoding tryptophan 2,3-dioxygenase, translating into MSATDRPGAPDRDAPEQAYTDFTRSLSYGDYLQLDTLKSAHRPVTDAHDEHLFIAVHHVSEVWLDLIIRELRAAMEQLSRGITDAPLKGLTRVVRAQEQLTNAWEVLKTMTPADYLSFRDAFGQASGFQSSSYRMVEFLLGNRHAVLLRPHEHRPDLHGPLRAALEGPSVYDLTLRLLAARGLSVPAEVLGRDLTLPPTLNEDVLNAWITVYRQPDTYWDLYELAEKLLDVEDNFRRWRFNHLTTVERTIGFKRGSGGTSGAGYLRRALETVLFPELWEVRTRL; encoded by the coding sequence GTGAGTGCGACTGACCGGCCCGGAGCGCCGGACCGGGACGCGCCCGAGCAGGCGTACACGGATTTCACCCGCAGCCTCAGTTACGGTGATTACCTGCAACTCGACACCCTGAAAAGCGCGCACCGGCCCGTCACGGACGCCCACGACGAGCACCTGTTCATCGCCGTGCATCACGTTTCGGAGGTCTGGCTGGACCTGATCATCCGCGAGTTGCGCGCCGCGATGGAGCAGCTCTCACGCGGCATCACCGACGCGCCCCTGAAGGGCCTGACCCGCGTGGTGCGCGCGCAGGAGCAGCTCACGAACGCGTGGGAGGTCCTGAAGACCATGACCCCCGCCGATTACCTGTCCTTCCGGGACGCGTTCGGGCAGGCGTCCGGCTTTCAGAGTTCCTCGTACCGCATGGTGGAATTCCTGCTCGGGAACCGGCACGCGGTCCTGCTGCGCCCACACGAGCACCGCCCGGACCTGCACGGCCCGCTGCGCGCGGCGCTGGAAGGCCCCAGCGTGTACGACCTGACGCTGCGCCTGCTGGCCGCGCGGGGCCTGAGCGTCCCGGCCGAGGTCCTGGGCCGCGACCTCACCCTGCCGCCCACCCTGAACGAGGACGTGCTGAACGCCTGGATCACGGTGTACCGCCAGCCCGACACCTACTGGGACCTGTACGAACTGGCCGAGAAGCTGCTGGACGTCGAGGACAACTTCCGCCGCTGGCGTTTCAATCACCTGACCACCGTGGAACGCACCATCGGCTTCAAACGCGGGTCCGGCGGGACCAGCGGCGCCGGGTACCTGCGCCGCGCCCTGGAGACCGTGCTGTTCCCGGAACTGTGGGAGGTCCGCACCCGCCTGTAG
- a CDS encoding EAL domain-containing protein encodes MNVPDAEATLHRLRALGIRLSLDDFGTGYSSLSYLNRFPLTALKIDRSFLQGVTGDPHGTSEKIIEAVMLLSHALNLQVTTEGIETPEQAAFIESVGGDILQGFLLGRPVPADQLRLPD; translated from the coding sequence ATGAACGTCCCGGACGCCGAGGCGACCCTGCACCGCCTGCGCGCCCTGGGCATCCGCCTGTCCCTGGACGACTTCGGCACCGGGTACAGCAGCCTCAGTTACCTCAACCGCTTTCCCCTGACCGCCCTGAAAATCGACCGGTCGTTCCTGCAAGGCGTGACCGGCGACCCGCACGGCACCTCCGAGAAGATCATCGAGGCCGTCATGCTGCTCTCGCACGCCCTGAACCTGCAGGTCACCACCGAGGGCATCGAAACGCCCGAGCAGGCCGCGTTCATCGAATCGGTCGGCGGGGACATCCTGCAGGGCTTCCTGCTGGGCCGGCCCGTCCCGGCCGATCAGCTCCGGCTGCCGGACTGA